The genomic window CGGTCGCCCGCTTCTATCGCTCGCTCCGCGACGAGGACGGCCTGGGCCACGAGGACGCCGTCCGGGACACGCTGGCGAGCATCCTGCTCTCGCCCCACTTCTGCTACCGGATGGACCTCGCCGGCGCGGAGCCTGGCGTGCACCCGCTGTCCGACTTCGACCTCGCCAGCCGGCTGAGCTATTTCCTGTGGGCGAGCATGCCCGACGCGGAGTTGCTCTCGCTGGCCTCCTCGGGCGAGCTCCGCAAGCCGGAGGTGCTGGCGGCCCAGGCCCGGCGGATGCTCCGCGACGACCGCGTCCGCGGGCTCGCCACGGAGTTCGCCGGCAACTGGCTGGACTTCCGCCGCTTCGAGGAGCACAACAGCGTCGATCGCGGGCGGTTCCCGTCCTTCGACGACGAGCTCCGCCGCTCCATGTTCGAGGAGCCGATCCGCTTCTTCCTGGACGTCGTCCGGAACGACCGGCCCGTGACCGAATTCCTCGATGGTTCGCATACTTTCGTGAATCCTTCGCTCGCCCGCCACTACGGCATGCCAGTGCCGAAGGGCGGGCCGCATGACTGGTCCCGCATTGACGACGCCGCGCGGTACGGCCGGGGCGGCCTGCTCCCGATGTCCGTCTTCCTGACGAAGAACTCCCCCGGCCTGCGGACCAGCCCCGTCAAGCGCGGGTACTGGGTCGTCCGCCGGCTCCTCGGCGAGAACATCCCGGCCCCGCCGCCGAACGTCCCGGATCTTCCGGACGACGAGGCGAAGCTCGGCGACATCACGCTCCGCGAGGCGCTGGCCCGCCATCGCGCCGACAAGGCCTGCGCGGGCTGCCACGAGCGTTTCGACGGCATCGGGCTGGCGTTCGAGGGCTACGGCCCGATCGGCGAGGCGCGGGCCCGCGACCTCGCCGGACACCCCGTGGACGCCCGCGCCGCGTTCCCCCGCGGCGGCGAGGGGGAGGGCCTGGAGGGGCTCCGCGCGTACGTGCAGACGACCCGGCGGCAGGAGTTCGTGGAGAACCTCTGCCGAAAGCTCCTGGCGTACGCCCTCGGGCGCACGCTCCAGCCGTCGGACGACGAGGCGGTCGCCGCCATGCGGAGGGCCCTGGACGCCGACGGGCACCGCTTCGGTGCCCTCGTCGAGGCGATCGTCGCCAGCCCCCAGTTCCGGAACAAGCGCATCGAGGCCCCCAGCGCGGAGTGATCGCCATGTCGGACCCTTCCAGCACGGGACAGGACCTGGGCCGCGGCCGGCGTCGCGGCGCCACCCGCCGGATGTTCCTCCGCGGGGCGGGCGTGTCGATGGCCCTGCCCTGGCTGGAGTCGGTCCCCGCCTGGGGCCGCACGCCGGCCGGCGCGGCGGTCGCCCCGCCGAAGCGGTTCGCCGCGCTCTTCATGGGCTGCGGCGTGAACCCCGAGAACTGGTGGGCGAAGGGCTCCGGCGCGACCATGGAGCTGGGCCGCTGCCTCGAGTCGCTGGCACCCCTCCGATCCAAGATCAACGTCGTCAACGGCCTGTTCAACAAGCACGCCCTCGGCGTGGGCATCCACCCGGGCCAGACGGGCAACATCCTCTCCGGCGCCGCCCTCCAAAGGGGGGCGGAGCTGAAGGGGGGCATCAGCGTCGACCAGATGCTGGCCATGCACCTCGGCGAGGAGACCGACCAGCCGAGCATGGTCCTCGGCTGCGAGCAGCCGATCACGGGCTACCACGAGACGAACTTCTCGATGGCGTATAGCTCGCACATCTCCTGGCAGAGCGCGACCTCGCCCGTGCCGATGGAGGTGTACCCGTCGCTCGCGTTCGACGCCCTCTTCGACAACCGGGGCAGCAAGCGGAACCGGAGCATCCTGGATCGGGTCCGCGAGGAGGCCGCCGGCCTGGAGAGGAAGGTGAGCGCCGCCGACCGGGCGAAGCTCGACGAGTACCTCACGAGCGTCCGCGAGGTCGAGCGGCGCGTGGTCCCGATGCGCAAGGACAAGGCCGCCGGCGACGCCCGCGCCGAGGGCGCCGGCCGCCCTACCTTGACGATGCCCCGGCCGGCCAACGGCCTCCCGGAGGACATCCGCGAGCACATGAAGCTCATGTGCGACCTGCTGGCCCTCGGCTTCCAGACCGACCGGACGCGGATCGCCACGCTCCTCCTCTGCCGCGACATATCGGGCCTCTTCTACCCGTTCCTGAGCGTCAGCTCCGCGCACCACGGAGCCTCGCACGACGACCACTCCGAGGGCTACCTCCGGGTGACGCAGCTCTACGTGGGCCAGCTCGCCTACCTCGCGTCCCGCCTGGAGGCGATGCGCGAGGGAACCGGCACGGTCCTCGACAACACCTGCCTGATGTTCACCAACAGCATGTGGTCCGGCTCGAAGCACGACGCGAGCAAGGTCCCCCTGGTGCTCGCCGGCGGCCTCGGCGGCACCCTCCAGACAGGCCGCGTCCTCGACTACGCAACCAAGGGGGACGACCATCGCAAGCTCTGCTCCCTGTACCTCGGGCTCATGGACCGCATGGGGGTGAAGCTCGAACGCTTCGGCGACGCCGACTCGCGGCTCGAAGGACTCTGACGGCCGCCCCGAAGGCCCTGCCAGACACATCCCTCCCCTCGACCCGTCCCCGAGATACAATCGGGCGATCGGGGACGCGCCGTGGGGAGCGGGCATGAACTTCTTCGAGCAGGTCATCGGCATCCTGAACGCTCGATTCCCCGGCGAGTTCGTTTGCCGGCCGGGGGACCGGGGGATGGCATCCGGGTTGGAGATCCGCCGCGCGGGCAAGTCCGGCCACGCCTTCCTCTACGACGCCCACGCCTCGCGGCCGCTCCATCACCTGCTGTCCCTGCACGATGAGGACGGACGGGAGTCCGGGGAGACCTGGTCCACGAGCCTGCCGGACGAGTGCGTCGCGAGGATCCTCCCCTGGGCCTTCCCGCGCGAGTGGACCCGGCCCGCCCCGCTCGACCCGGCGGAGGAACGGCGCCGGCTCAGCACCCTGGCGGAGGGCCTGGCGGGGCGTCGGAGGATTCCAGTCCGCTTGGAAGGGCCCGACCCGAACCTGATGGAGGCCCTCACCGCCGAGGGCCGCCTGGCCTTCGAGCGCGACGTGGCTGCCCTCAATCCGGCCCGGATCCGCCAGAACTTCCCCTGGGATCCGCACGGCCGCCTCGCGCTGGATGCGGCCGCTCTGCTGGCCGTCTATCCCTGCTCGCGGAGGCTCGAGGGGGGCCGCTTCCTGACCCTCGCGGCGATCGGGCCGAAGCGTCGCAGGGGCGAGCAGGAGATCCGGGTTGGGCCGGCTCTCCTCTTCCCGGTGAATCAGACGCACCGCTGGCTGGACCGCCCGTGGCTCTGGCAGGCCACGGAGCCGCCGGCTTCGGAGCGGCTCGGGATCGGCGGCGGCTCGGCCGAGGAGGAATGCGCGGCGAGGTCCTTGCGACTCCTCGACGAGGGCGAGATCGAGGAGGCCCTGGCGCTTCACGGCGTGGCCATGGAGGACGATTTGCTTCGTCTCCTGGGCGGCCAACGGATCGATCCTCCAGCCTGCTGCGCCCACCCCGACGAGGCCTGGACCGATCTCCTCGTCGCGACGCTGAGGCAGTCCGCCCCCTGGCTGCTCCCCGCGGCCGTGGCCATGGAGGGTGAACGGATCCGCCATCACACCGGCAAGAAGTCCGGCAGGCCCCCGACGTCCTGGAAGCTCGTCGTCTTCCCGGGCCAGTTCCACAGCAGGAAGGCCTCCCTCATGCTCGTGGCCGATCGCGACGGACGCAACCCGCGATTCGAGATCGAGGCGACCGCCAGCAACGCCCGCCTCGCCGACACGTCCTGGAAGCGGCCCCTCGAGGTCGATCTGCGGAGATACGGCATCGCCACCGAGGGGCAGGATGCCCGCGGCACGTCGGCGGGCCTCGTGGCCTCGCGGTCGCCATGACCACCCAGGTCGAAAGCTCGACCTTCCTCCCGAACCCGTGATAGGCTGACCTATCGAGGAACGCGCTCGCTTTGGCATGCAGGTGGAATCGCCATGACGACGAGGACGGTGCTGGTCGCGGGGTCGCAGGGGGTCATCGGGCGGAACGCCGCGGCGCACTTCGCGACGCAGCCGGGGACGAAGGTCCACGGGCTCTCGAGGCGCGGGGCCGCGGGGTTGGACGGGGTGCAGGAGCATCCGGTGGACCTGCTCGACCCGGCCGACGTGCACGCCAAGCTCTCGCGGATCCCGGACGTCACTCACCTCGTCTTCGCGGCCTACATCGAGAGGCCCACCGCCGCGGAGAAGAGCAAGGTCAACTCCGCCCTGCTCGAGAACCTGCTCGACGTCCTGGAGCGGACCGCGCCGGGCCTGAAGCATGTCACGCTGTACCAGGGGGGCAAGGCCTACGGCGCGGACCTCGGCCCGTTCAAGACGCCCGCCCGCGAGGACGACCCGCGGCTGATGCCGCCCAACTTCTACTACGACCAGCAGGACATCCTCCGCCGCCGCCAGCCCGACGCCTCGTGGCAGTTCACGATCCTCCGACCGGAGGCCGTCTGCGGCTTCGCCGTCGGCAACCCGATGAACCTCACCATGGTCATCGCCGTGTACGCGACGCTCTCCAAGGCCCTCGGCCTGCCGCTTCGCTTCCCCGGCCCGCTCGGGGCCTACCGGGCGCTCTACCAGGTCACCTCGGCGGACGTCCTCGCCCGCGCGACGGATTGGGCCGGCACGTCGGACGCGGCCGCGGGGCAGGTCTTCAACATCACCAACGGCGACTACTTCCGCTGGGAGCATCTCTGGCCGCGGATCGCCCGGATGTTCGACATGGACGTCGCCCCGCCCGTCCCGCTGAGCCTGGCCGAGTACATGGCGGACAAGGGCCCGCTCTGGGACGAGATCGTCGGACGCAACGGCCTGCAACCGATCCCCTACGACCAGGTCGCGAGCTGGCCCTTCGGGGACTTCATCTTCCATTCCGAGTTCGACAACATCTCCAGCACCATCAAGGCCCGCCGCGCCGGCTTCCCGGACTGCATCGACACCGAGGAGATGTTCGCCGACTTCTTCTCCAGGCTCCGGAAGGCCCGGGTGATCCCGGCATAGGTCCGGGCCCGACGGCTCGTCGTTTGCGTGAGAGTCCCTCTCGACGATCACCAAGAGCATCGTGGCCGCAGCCCGGCGACGGCCGGCCGATCCTGCGGAGGCGTCTGACATGGCCAGGTCGAACCGGCTCCTCATCATCGTCACGAACGTCGGGGAGTACGAGAAGGTCGGCTACCGGACGGGCCTCTGGCTCGGCGAGTTGACGCACTTCTGGGACGTCGCCGAGGAGGCGGGGTTCCAGATGGACATCGCCAGCCCGGCCGGGGGGTACGTCCCCATCGACCCCGAAAGCCTCATGCTCCAGGAGGCGGGCCATGCCGTCGGCCTGGGTGGCGAGGTCCACGAACACTACGAGGACCGGGCATTCATGGATCGGCTGACCGACACCAGGCCCGTGGCCGATGTCCACGCCGCGGACTACGATGCCATCTACCTGACGGGGGGCCATGGCGTCTGCTTCGACTTCCCCCGGAGCGAGCCCCTGGCGAAGCTGACGGCGGACTTCTGGGAGGCCGGCAAGGTCGTCTCGGCCGTCTGCCACGGTCCCGCCGGTCTGCTCGAGGTCAAGCGGGGCGGCGAGCACCTCATCGCGGGCAAGGCCCTGACCGGCTTCTCCTGGACGGAGGAGGGGCTGGCCAAGCGAGACAAGGCCGTGCCGTACAGCCTCGAGGATGAGCTGAAGAAGCGTGGTGCCAGGTACAGCAAGTCGACCATCCCCTTCAAGGGGTACGTCGTCGAGGATGGCCTGCTCATCACGGGCCAGAATCCCGCGAGCGCGGCCCGCGTGGGGGAGGCCGTCGTCCGGCGGCTGAAGGAGGCCGATTAGGCCCCTCCCCGGCGCCTCGTCGGAGAGCACCGAGAACAGTCACATCGGGTTGATGGGGCCGCACGGCACGACGTGACCCCGGCCTGGACCTCGGTATACCCCTTTCGCGAGGCAGCGGCTATCCTGGGATGATCCCTGCCCCGATGCCCGACGCGGACGGCCGCAGGACCGCCCCCTCGACGACCGAGCATCCCGCAAACGCACCGACACGGACGCAAGATGATTCGCATCCATGATTTCCGGGATGATCACCCGGACCTCCTCAAATTGCTCGGGCGGGGTGCCCTGCCCGATCCCAAGGTCGTGGCGGCGGTCGCCGAGATCGTCGACTCGGTCCGCACCCGGGGCGACGAGGCCCTCTTCCACCACATGAAGCGGCTCGACGGCATCGACCTCGCCGCGGCCGGCCCCCGCGTCCCGGAGGCGGCCATCGACGCGGCCTACCGGGCGACGCCTCCGGCGCTCATCGAGGCCATCGACGCCGCCTGTGCCAACCTCCGCCGCTACCACGAGAAACAACTGCCCGCCGACTATCGCATCGACGGGCCCGACGGTGAGGTCCTGGAACGCCGGTATCGGCCGATCTCGACCGTCGGCGTTTGCGTCCCGGGGGCGACCGCCCCGTTGCTCTCGTCGCTGTACATGAACCTGATCCCGGCCCTGGTCGCGGGCGTGCCCCGGATCGTGGTGATCTCAGCCCCCCGGGACGGCCGCGTCGATCCGACCATCCTGGCGACCGCCGCCCACCTCGGCGTCCGCGAGGTCTATGCCATCTCCGGGGCCCAGGGCGTGGCGGCCCTCGCCTACGGGACGGAGACCGTCCCCAAGGTGGACAAGATCGTCGGCCCGGGGAGCATCTGGGTCTCGACCGCCAAGAGGCTCGTCTACGGAGTCGTCGGCATCGACTCCCTCGCCGGGCCCTCGGAGATTGCCATCATCGCCGACGCCTCCGCCGACCCGCGGAACATCGCCATCGACCTCCTCTCCCAGGCCGAGCACGGCACCGGAGAGGAGGCTTCCGTCGCCTTCGTGACGACCTATGCCCAGGCCGAGGCCGTCCGCTCGGAGCTGGAACGCCTGGCCCGGAAATACGACCTCGTCGCGGCCGTCAAGCCCGCCCTGGACCGTCACGGCGTCATCTTCGTGACGAGCAACCCGGACGACGCCGTCGCCGCCGTCAATCGCCTCGCCCCGGAGCACGTCGAGCTGCTCGGGCCGGAGGCCGAGGCCCTCGCCGACCGGCTCGAGAACTACGGGGCGCTCTTCCTGGGCGAGCAGACGCCCGAGCCGGTCGGCGACTACTACGCCGGCACCAACCACGTCCTCCCGACCCAGGGGACCGCGCGGTTCGCCTCCGGCCTCACGGTGGCCGACTTCCTCCGATCCTCGAGCCGCGTCCGCTACACCCCCGCCTCCCTCGCCCGGGCCGGCGACCATATCCGCGCCCTGGCCGAGGCCGAGCACATGCGGGCCCACGGGCTCGCCGTCGAGATCCGCCTCCGGCCCGAATCCTGATCAATATCGGAAAATCGACCCGAAATTCCTGGACATCCTTTGCGTGCATCATATCATAGGATAGATGTTTGACCACGCTCCCTGGGTCGGTGGCGTGGCCGATCGCGGGCCAGTGCAAAAGAGGGATGGTCGGGCCGGCTGGGCGCTTTCCGGCTTTAACGGCCGGCGCGATTTGACCTCGCCCGATGGTCAAAATTCGTTTAAGTTCCGGCGTCCTGGCACACCGGGCATGCCGGATGTCTTATTGTTCCATGGCGGGCGATGGGGCTCGATCTGGATGATGGGGGTTGGGCTCGCCCGCCCCCACGGGCGAGCGGGGACGGGTGGCATCCGGAGGGGGGCACGGCTTTGGCGGGTGGCGTCGAGGGCAAGAAACGATCGGGCCGGTCTTATCGCCCCGCGGTCGAGGCGATGGAGGCCCTGCGCCTCCTCTCGGGGGCCACCGCCGCGGCGAGCCTGCCGGGCGTCGCCGCCGAGCACGGCGTCCTGTCCGACCCGCCGGCCGGCCTCGCCCCGCTCGGCCGCGACGTCCCGGCCGTCTCGGGCGACGCCTGGGACGAGGCCCTCATCCAGACGCAGCTCGCCGACCTCCTCGGCCGGGGCACCACGGCGGACGCGGCGGCCCGGGCCGCGACCTCCGGCACCGCGGCCGTCGACGGCTCGTCGTCCGAGGCGGCGACTCCCGATCCCGCCGCGGTCTCCTCCGGCCTGTCCCAGCTCGACAGGTACCTCAACCGCACCTGGTACCGCGCGGCGATCCCCGTCCATCAGCAGGACGACTGCACGCAGGCCGTCTACGCGACCCTCCTCCAGCAGGTCGGCCGTGCCCGCTTCGAGGCCCTCCTCGGCGACGTCGGCCACTCCGGCATTAAGGACGTCTTCACCCGCGAGACCAACGACGGCCTCGCCTTCTTCCGGGCCGTCGACATGGTCAAGAAGCGGGCCCAGCGCGAGCGGTCGTACGTCTCGATCGATGCCGTGGACGTCGCGTCCCCGGCCTCCGGGCCCGACGCCCACGCCTGGCGGGACGCGCTCCGCGAGGCCATCGATCAGAGCCTCAGCCCGAAAGAGGCCAGCCTGATCCACGAGACGCTGATGGGCAAGACCCCCGCCGAGATCGCCCAGGCCTGGGGCGTCGCCCCCAAGACCATCAGCAACGAGAAGACGCGCGTCATCCAGAAGCTTCGCCAGGCCCTCCTCGTCGAGGCCGTCGATTGACCAGGCTACGGCAGGTCGGGACGGCCCGGCCCGCTCACCCGCGGTCGGCCGCCGCCTCCGGCTCCGCCTGACCGAGGCTCCCGGAGCCGACGTCTCCGACGCCGAGTCCCGCCCCACCCGAGGGGGGCAACTCATCGCGGGGCTTGAGGAACAGGCCGACGACGCCGATGGCCGCCATGACGGCCCAGAAGAGCCAGTCCGGGATCTCGTCCGGGATGTGCGCCCCGTCGTGCAGCCCGCTGGCGATCAGCTTCACCCCGATCCAGCCCACCAGGGCGTATGCGGCGACCGCCAGCCCCGGGAACCGCTCCAGCACGCGGATGATGTAGCCGGCCACGAACCGCATCGTGACGATGCCGAGCACGCCGCCCGCGTAGATGATCCCCAGCCGCCAGTTGTCGCCGAACCGCTCCGGCAGCGTGTCGGCCATCCCCACCGCCGCGAGGATCGAGTCGATGGAGAAGGCCACGTCGGCCAGCTCCACCGAGATGACCGTCCCCCAGAAGCTCTTGCGCCAGGAGGGCCGACGCGCCGGGCGGACGCCGGACGCCTCCGCGGGTGCCTCGTCGTGCGAGCCTCCCAGGAAATGGGCGAGCGCCAGGTAGATCAGGTAGGCCCCGCCGACCAGCTTGAACCACCAGAACCGGAGCAGCAGGGCCGACATGAGGACCGCGACCAGCCGGAAGCCCAGGGCACCCCAGACGCCGTACCGCAAGGCCTTGCGCTGCTGCTCCCTGGGAAGGTGGCGGACCATCACCGCCAGCACCAGGGCATTGTCCGCGCTCAGGAGGCCCTCGAGGAACACGAGCGAGACGACGTACCAGGCGATGAGCGGGATGTCGTGAGGCTCGAGTCCCAGCATGTCCGGCAGCTCTCCCGACCCCCGTCGTGACCACCCGGGCGAGCGGCCGGCCCGTCGTGCGATCGAATCGTGACAGGCGATTAAGGTATCATGTCCCCGCCCACGGGGCGACACATCCCCGCCCGCGAGCCCCTCGCGTCGCTCGCCTGGCGTGGCGGACGTCCCTGCGATAACCTCGATGCAGCCGGCGCGCCACCGCGGCGGCAGGTCCGTCACCCGGGAGCCCATCGCATGCCGGCGACTCATGAAGAACGGCCGGTCCGCCGGAGCATGGCCCTCGCGGCCGTCTTCGTCGCGGCGATGGCCCTCCCCCCCTCCTGGCGCGACGCCCCGCCATCGGCCCAGGAACCCTCCAGGAAGCCACCCGCCGGGGAGGCCGCGAGCGGCACGAACACGGGCGAAGGCCCCCGCAAGCCCGGCCCCTCGGCGAGCAAGCCCACGCCCGCCGCGACGCCCCGGCGGCCCGCGACGGCGCCCCAGGTCATGTCCAGGGCGGCGGCCGATGCGAAGCGGCCCCGGAGCTCCTTCCTGCTGCCCCCCGGCTACGCCACGTCCCCGCAGGACCGGTACAACGGCGAGGAGATCGACTGGGCCGAGCTCCCCGCCTGGCGACAGACGTCCTTCTTCGGCATCCACGCGCGGGGCCAGTTCTTCATCTACGTCGTGGATCGGTCCGGCAGCATGATCGACGACGACCGCCTCGTCCGGGCCAAGATCGAGCTGCGCCGGAGCATCTACGGCCTCCAGCCGCCCCAGCGGTTCGAGGTCATCTTCTACGACGACGAGGCCACCCCCATGCCGGGCGGGCCGACCCCACGGTCGGCCGACCAGCGGAACAAGGACCAGCTCACGAGCTGGCTGCGCCTCATCGATCCCGACGGCGGGACCGAGCCGAAGGTCGCGGTCCTCCAGGCCCTCTCGCTCCGGCCCGACGCCGTCTTCCTCCTCTCCGACGGCGACTTCCCCGACGGCACCATCGAGGCCATCGCCCACGCCAACTCCAAGAAGGTCCCCATCCACTGCGTGGACCTCGCCGGCGGCCTGGCCGGCGACCACCTCAAGCGGATCGCCCGCGACAGCGGCGGTGTCTACGCCTCCCGCCCCGGCAGCCTCCACGCGAACCCTTGATTCGATCCCCGCGCCGGGGAGCCCGCGCCTCAGCGAGGCCCGGCCGCCTTGGCGTGGGCCTTCAAACCCCTCATCGCCTGCCAGGCGGCCATCGATCGCGCCAGGTGCTCGGCGACGTCCCCCTCGATGCCGTAGCACTGGAGGCCGATCGTCCCGCGATAGCCGAGCTGGTCGAGCGCATCGATCAGGGCGCCGACGTCGAAGGTGCCGCGGTCGAGGGGCTGGATGTAATGCGACCAGCCGGGGCCGGCGTCGTACTCGTCGGCCCCGTTGATCGAGACGGCCCGGAGACGGTGCATCGCCTGCTTCAGCAGCGCATTGTAGTCCCGGCTGGCGTCCACCCGCAGCCAGTGGCAGAGGTTGAACATGGCCCCGACGTCCGGCCGGTCCACCTTGTCCGCGATCCGCACCGCGTCCTCGAGCCGCTCGACGACGTTGCCGGTGTGCGGATACAGCAGCAGCTCCGCCCCGGAGCCCTTCGCCAGGTCCGACATCTCGCGGACGACCGCCGCGACGCGGTCGTCGGCCGAGGGATCGGACGGCTTGCCCCCGTTGACGATCAGGAGGAACTGCACGCCCCTCCCCTTCACCAGCCCCAGCACCTCCTTGAACTTCGGGTCATAGGCCGGCTTCCCCGGCGTGATGTCGATGGGCATGGTGACCTGGTAGAGTCGCAGCCCGACCGCATCCAGGGTCTTCAGCCGCTCGGCCACGCCATCCAGCCAGATGTGCCCCGCACCGTCGTAGCCGAGCTGCTTCAGCATCATCGCCTGCTGCTCATACGACCGCTTCTTCGAATCGTACCAGTCGATGCAGAACGGGAAGAGGGCATGGGCCAGCGGGCCCTTCCGATCCCCCTCCACGGCCCCCTGCCCGACCGCGGCCCGACTCCCGCCGACGAGGCCGGCGAGCCCTACCAGGATGCTGACAGCGACGCACCTCTTCATGAGAACCTCCCCTCGAGAGGCATCACCGGTCGTCATCGACGCGATGCCCCCATTGTGCGCCTCCCCGGCGGGCGAAACACTCCCCTGCCCCCGGCCCCGGGCGGTCCGCCTCGATTCACGCTCCCGAAGCGGCCCGGATCCACCTTCAGTCCGGCCATCCCCCCGCGGTGGGTTCGGTTGTCGGCCCCGGGGCAACGACACAAACGAGCGAATTGCCAAGGAACGCCCGCCGCCATCTCGCCCTGTACGGACCACGTGGCTC from Aquisphaera giovannonii includes these protein-coding regions:
- a CDS encoding DUF1552 domain-containing protein, producing the protein MSDPSSTGQDLGRGRRRGATRRMFLRGAGVSMALPWLESVPAWGRTPAGAAVAPPKRFAALFMGCGVNPENWWAKGSGATMELGRCLESLAPLRSKINVVNGLFNKHALGVGIHPGQTGNILSGAALQRGAELKGGISVDQMLAMHLGEETDQPSMVLGCEQPITGYHETNFSMAYSSHISWQSATSPVPMEVYPSLAFDALFDNRGSKRNRSILDRVREEAAGLERKVSAADRAKLDEYLTSVREVERRVVPMRKDKAAGDARAEGAGRPTLTMPRPANGLPEDIREHMKLMCDLLALGFQTDRTRIATLLLCRDISGLFYPFLSVSSAHHGASHDDHSEGYLRVTQLYVGQLAYLASRLEAMREGTGTVLDNTCLMFTNSMWSGSKHDASKVPLVLAGGLGGTLQTGRVLDYATKGDDHRKLCSLYLGLMDRMGVKLERFGDADSRLEGL
- a CDS encoding SDR family oxidoreductase, encoding MTTRTVLVAGSQGVIGRNAAAHFATQPGTKVHGLSRRGAAGLDGVQEHPVDLLDPADVHAKLSRIPDVTHLVFAAYIERPTAAEKSKVNSALLENLLDVLERTAPGLKHVTLYQGGKAYGADLGPFKTPAREDDPRLMPPNFYYDQQDILRRRQPDASWQFTILRPEAVCGFAVGNPMNLTMVIAVYATLSKALGLPLRFPGPLGAYRALYQVTSADVLARATDWAGTSDAAAGQVFNITNGDYFRWEHLWPRIARMFDMDVAPPVPLSLAEYMADKGPLWDEIVGRNGLQPIPYDQVASWPFGDFIFHSEFDNISSTIKARRAGFPDCIDTEEMFADFFSRLRKARVIPA
- a CDS encoding type 1 glutamine amidotransferase domain-containing protein; amino-acid sequence: MARSNRLLIIVTNVGEYEKVGYRTGLWLGELTHFWDVAEEAGFQMDIASPAGGYVPIDPESLMLQEAGHAVGLGGEVHEHYEDRAFMDRLTDTRPVADVHAADYDAIYLTGGHGVCFDFPRSEPLAKLTADFWEAGKVVSAVCHGPAGLLEVKRGGEHLIAGKALTGFSWTEEGLAKRDKAVPYSLEDELKKRGARYSKSTIPFKGYVVEDGLLITGQNPASAARVGEAVVRRLKEAD
- the hisD gene encoding histidinol dehydrogenase encodes the protein MIRIHDFRDDHPDLLKLLGRGALPDPKVVAAVAEIVDSVRTRGDEALFHHMKRLDGIDLAAAGPRVPEAAIDAAYRATPPALIEAIDAACANLRRYHEKQLPADYRIDGPDGEVLERRYRPISTVGVCVPGATAPLLSSLYMNLIPALVAGVPRIVVISAPRDGRVDPTILATAAHLGVREVYAISGAQGVAALAYGTETVPKVDKIVGPGSIWVSTAKRLVYGVVGIDSLAGPSEIAIIADASADPRNIAIDLLSQAEHGTGEEASVAFVTTYAQAEAVRSELERLARKYDLVAAVKPALDRHGVIFVTSNPDDAVAAVNRLAPEHVELLGPEAEALADRLENYGALFLGEQTPEPVGDYYAGTNHVLPTQGTARFASGLTVADFLRSSSRVRYTPASLARAGDHIRALAEAEHMRAHGLAVEIRLRPES
- a CDS encoding sigma-70 family RNA polymerase sigma factor, which translates into the protein MAGGVEGKKRSGRSYRPAVEAMEALRLLSGATAAASLPGVAAEHGVLSDPPAGLAPLGRDVPAVSGDAWDEALIQTQLADLLGRGTTADAAARAATSGTAAVDGSSSEAATPDPAAVSSGLSQLDRYLNRTWYRAAIPVHQQDDCTQAVYATLLQQVGRARFEALLGDVGHSGIKDVFTRETNDGLAFFRAVDMVKKRAQRERSYVSIDAVDVASPASGPDAHAWRDALREAIDQSLSPKEASLIHETLMGKTPAEIAQAWGVAPKTISNEKTRVIQKLRQALLVEAVD
- a CDS encoding TerC family protein; the protein is MLGLEPHDIPLIAWYVVSLVFLEGLLSADNALVLAVMVRHLPREQQRKALRYGVWGALGFRLVAVLMSALLLRFWWFKLVGGAYLIYLALAHFLGGSHDEAPAEASGVRPARRPSWRKSFWGTVISVELADVAFSIDSILAAVGMADTLPERFGDNWRLGIIYAGGVLGIVTMRFVAGYIIRVLERFPGLAVAAYALVGWIGVKLIASGLHDGAHIPDEIPDWLFWAVMAAIGVVGLFLKPRDELPPSGGAGLGVGDVGSGSLGQAEPEAAADRG
- a CDS encoding vWA domain-containing protein, translated to MPATHEERPVRRSMALAAVFVAAMALPPSWRDAPPSAQEPSRKPPAGEAASGTNTGEGPRKPGPSASKPTPAATPRRPATAPQVMSRAAADAKRPRSSFLLPPGYATSPQDRYNGEEIDWAELPAWRQTSFFGIHARGQFFIYVVDRSGSMIDDDRLVRAKIELRRSIYGLQPPQRFEVIFYDDEATPMPGGPTPRSADQRNKDQLTSWLRLIDPDGGTEPKVAVLQALSLRPDAVFLLSDGDFPDGTIEAIAHANSKKVPIHCVDLAGGLAGDHLKRIARDSGGVYASRPGSLHANP
- a CDS encoding sugar phosphate isomerase/epimerase family protein, producing MKRCVAVSILVGLAGLVGGSRAAVGQGAVEGDRKGPLAHALFPFCIDWYDSKKRSYEQQAMMLKQLGYDGAGHIWLDGVAERLKTLDAVGLRLYQVTMPIDITPGKPAYDPKFKEVLGLVKGRGVQFLLIVNGGKPSDPSADDRVAAVVREMSDLAKGSGAELLLYPHTGNVVERLEDAVRIADKVDRPDVGAMFNLCHWLRVDASRDYNALLKQAMHRLRAVSINGADEYDAGPGWSHYIQPLDRGTFDVGALIDALDQLGYRGTIGLQCYGIEGDVAEHLARSMAAWQAMRGLKAHAKAAGPR